Proteins co-encoded in one Candidatus Omnitrophota bacterium genomic window:
- a CDS encoding response regulator: MPKKVLLVDDEKLFIRMLEPKLKERDFQVVIANSGQEALDKIEQEKPDLVLLDIMMPQMDGIETLRRIRQGDQNLPVFMLTGLTNDENFRSANNLKASGFIVKVNEIDQQLEHISSIVRLSERFSGQVTK, translated from the coding sequence ATGCCCAAGAAAGTTTTGTTGGTTGATGACGAGAAGCTTTTTATTCGCATGCTTGAGCCTAAGCTTAAGGAGCGCGATTTTCAGGTTGTTATCGCAAACAGCGGTCAGGAAGCGTTAGATAAGATCGAGCAGGAGAAGCCGGATCTGGTGCTTTTGGATATTATGATGCCGCAGATGGACGGTATAGAAACTTTAAGGCGTATCCGCCAGGGCGACCAGAATCTGCCGGTTTTCATGCTTACCGGCCTTACTAATGATGAAAACTTCAGAAGCGCTAATAACCTGAAAGCTTCGGGCTTTATTGTTAAAGTAAACGAAATAGACCAGCAATTAGAGCATATCTCAAGTATTGTGCGCCTATCGGAACGTTTCTCAGGGCAAGTTACTAAGTGA
- a CDS encoding DUF167 domain-containing protein, with protein MKLLIRVKPNSRKEKIEKIKDTELRVWVNQRAHDGLANSGLVELLSSYYGLPKSRINILKGRTSKTKVVEIIEY; from the coding sequence GTGAAGCTTTTGATCCGCGTTAAGCCCAATTCCAGAAAAGAAAAAATAGAAAAGATCAAAGACACAGAATTGCGCGTTTGGGTAAACCAGCGCGCGCATGATGGCCTTGCCAATTCCGGCCTGGTAGAGCTTTTAAGTTCTTACTACGGCCTGCCAAAATCCCGCATCAATATTCTTAAGGGGCGTACCTCTAAAACTAAAGTTGTAGAAATAATAGAATATTAG
- a CDS encoding cellobiose phosphorylase: MKNNLWQFNENNCGFSSFGAEGIKQLYFPLCNKLAFASSITPDLHGDAKIRNNCFLLEPVSRINLTSSRASRNFWAYIRPDKIWSATGVSKDLATTKKDKLKIEAGLLWHKASRENPAIGLKAAITSFVPIDQQVEIMLVEITNISRKNIAFTPTAAIPLYGRSADNLRDHRHVTSLLNRIEVNKYGVILKPTLAFDESGHKSNTLSYFVLGTDASGKPARHIYPSEEEFCGDASDLEAPMAVVKDLPSRKDFPSQGKEAMGALKFSRCSLKPKKSFSYIIVFGIAKRNKDISSIFKKFNSLNKVAFALKQNCAFWQKESAKIKIQTANADFDKWFSWVTIQPTLRKIYGCSFLPDFDYGKGGRGWRDLWQDCLSLSLTGGHATRGMLINNFKGVRVDGSNATIIGQKEAEFICDRNNISRTWMDHGAWPLLTTHFYIHQTQDIKILFQKIPYWRDRQLCRGKQIDLSWNNKETNTLKTKKHKTYYGTILEHILVQNLTQFFNTGIHNHIRLENADWNDGLDMASAKGESVCFTSMYAANLKSIVNMLEENKIKEIVIFKELKVLLDCLSGRSVDYGDSKKKNLLLKEYLDKTQRHLSGETIAIRTEDLIRDLNKKADFIFQNIRNNEWLKDGFFNGYYDNNSRRCEGKVNNVLRMSLTAQVFPVLSGLATKEQIKTLFNNSIKYLRDKKLKGWHLNTDFKRQMPELGRAFSFIYGEKENGAFFNHMTVMFSYALYKEGFDREAFEVLYCIYQMALNTEKSKIYPCLPEYFNAQGRGMYSYLTGSASWFVFTLVTQNFGVRGEYGDLLIAPKLALAQFNKDKKASIEITFADKRIRVVFVNTEDRDSKDYKIDSVKINGALINAQGGYPKVRIPRREFLKACNKTINTIEVTLR; encoded by the coding sequence ATGAAGAACAATTTGTGGCAATTTAACGAAAATAACTGCGGCTTTTCTTCATTTGGGGCAGAAGGCATAAAACAGCTCTATTTCCCGCTTTGCAACAAGCTTGCCTTCGCCTCCAGCATCACCCCGGATCTTCACGGTGACGCTAAAATAAGAAATAACTGCTTTTTGCTTGAGCCGGTGTCGCGGATCAACTTAACTTCTTCGCGCGCAAGCCGTAATTTCTGGGCGTATATCCGTCCAGATAAAATCTGGTCAGCTACAGGAGTTTCCAAAGATTTAGCAACCACCAAAAAAGATAAATTAAAAATAGAGGCGGGACTTCTCTGGCACAAAGCCTCAAGAGAGAATCCCGCTATTGGCTTAAAAGCAGCTATAACCTCTTTTGTCCCGATTGACCAACAAGTTGAAATAATGCTTGTTGAAATAACCAATATCTCCCGAAAGAATATTGCCTTTACCCCCACCGCGGCAATACCGCTTTATGGCAGAAGCGCAGACAACCTGCGCGACCACCGTCATGTAACTTCACTCTTAAACAGAATAGAGGTAAATAAATACGGGGTGATACTTAAGCCTACGCTGGCCTTTGATGAATCAGGGCATAAATCAAACACGCTTTCTTATTTTGTGCTTGGCACAGACGCTTCGGGTAAACCGGCCCGGCATATTTACCCCTCAGAGGAAGAATTCTGCGGCGATGCTTCAGATTTAGAAGCGCCTATGGCGGTCGTAAAGGACCTGCCCAGCCGCAAAGATTTTCCCTCGCAAGGAAAAGAGGCCATGGGGGCGCTTAAATTCTCCCGCTGCAGCTTAAAACCCAAAAAATCATTTTCTTATATTATAGTTTTTGGCATAGCTAAAAGAAATAAAGACATCTCTTCTATCTTCAAGAAATTCAATTCCCTTAACAAGGTAGCTTTTGCCCTCAAGCAAAATTGCGCCTTCTGGCAGAAAGAAAGCGCAAAAATAAAAATCCAGACTGCCAACGCAGATTTTGATAAATGGTTTTCCTGGGTAACTATCCAGCCAACCTTGCGCAAGATTTACGGATGCTCTTTCCTGCCGGATTTTGATTACGGCAAAGGCGGAAGAGGATGGCGCGATTTATGGCAGGATTGCCTGTCATTGTCCCTAACAGGAGGACACGCTACGCGGGGGATGCTTATTAATAACTTTAAGGGCGTGCGCGTTGACGGGTCTAATGCCACTATCATCGGGCAGAAAGAAGCAGAATTCATCTGCGACCGCAATAATATAAGCCGCACCTGGATGGACCACGGGGCATGGCCGCTTCTGACGACGCATTTTTATATCCACCAAACCCAAGATATAAAAATTCTTTTTCAGAAAATACCTTATTGGCGCGACCGCCAGCTTTGCCGCGGGAAACAAATAGACCTATCATGGAATAACAAGGAAACAAACACATTAAAAACCAAAAAACACAAAACCTACTACGGGACCATCTTAGAGCATATCTTAGTGCAAAACCTAACCCAGTTCTTTAATACCGGCATTCATAACCATATACGTTTGGAAAACGCCGACTGGAACGACGGCCTTGATATGGCCTCTGCTAAAGGCGAAAGCGTGTGTTTTACGAGCATGTACGCGGCCAATTTAAAAAGTATCGTTAATATGCTTGAAGAAAACAAAATAAAAGAAATCGTTATATTCAAAGAGTTAAAGGTGCTTCTTGATTGCCTATCTGGAAGATCGGTTGATTACGGCGATTCGAAGAAGAAAAACCTGCTTCTCAAAGAATACCTTGATAAAACACAAAGACATTTAAGCGGAGAAACTATTGCTATCAGGACAGAAGACCTGATCCGCGATCTAAATAAAAAGGCAGATTTTATTTTCCAGAATATAAGAAATAACGAGTGGCTCAAAGACGGATTCTTTAACGGATATTACGACAATAATTCCCGGCGCTGCGAGGGAAAGGTTAATAACGTATTACGGATGAGCCTGACAGCCCAAGTATTCCCGGTATTAAGCGGGCTTGCCACAAAAGAGCAGATCAAGACCCTCTTTAATAATTCTATAAAATATTTACGGGATAAGAAGCTTAAAGGCTGGCATCTTAATACGGATTTCAAACGCCAGATGCCGGAATTAGGCAGGGCATTTTCTTTTATTTACGGAGAAAAGGAAAATGGCGCATTCTTTAACCATATGACGGTAATGTTCAGTTACGCATTATACAAAGAGGGTTTTGATAGAGAAGCTTTTGAAGTGCTCTACTGCATTTACCAGATGGCGCTTAATACAGAAAAAAGCAAGATCTATCCCTGCCTGCCGGAATATTTTAACGCCCAAGGCAGGGGAATGTACAGTTATCTGACCGGCTCGGCAAGCTGGTTTGTCTTTACTCTTGTAACCCAGAATTTCGGAGTCCGCGGTGAATATGGAGACCTGCTGATTGCCCCAAAATTGGCCCTGGCACAATTTAATAAGGATAAAAAGGCTTCCATAGAAATCACTTTTGCGGATAAAAGGATCAGGGTTGTTTTTGTTAATACTGAAGATAGAGATTCTAAAGATTACAAAATAGATTCCGTGAAAATAAACGGCGCGCTCATTAATGCCCAGGGCGGTTATCCTAAAGTAAGAATTCCACGCCGGGAATTCCTCAAGGCCTGCAATAAAACAATAAATACCATTGAAGTAACACTTCGGTAA